From the genome of Paracidovorax avenae:
CCCGGAGCACTTCCCCGTGGACCTGAACACCGCGGCGCGCGAGCGGTTGCTGCGCGTGCCCGGCCTGGGCGTGCGCACGGTGGAGCGCCTGCTGGCCGCCCGGCGCGTGCGCCGGCTGGGCCATGCCGACCTGGGCCGGCTGCACGTGCCCCTGTCCCGCGTGCTGCCCTTCGTCTGCGTGGCCGACCACCGCCCGGCCGAGCGGCTGCGCGACCCGGCACGCCTGCGCGCCTGGCTGTCGCCGCAGCCGTCGCAAGCCCGCCTGTTCGCATGACCGCCGACGGCATCGCGCACCGCACCGTCGTCCTGCAGCACCCTGCCGACTGGCAGGGTTTCCGGGCGGGCGCACGCGCCTGCCTGCATGCCGGATTGGTGCCGGAACAGGTGGTCTGGCAGGTCACCGGCGGGGCGCAAGACGATCTCTTCGGCGCTGCCGATGCCCGGCACGCGGCCGGCGGCACGCAGGGCGCTACGCCACCACCGGGCCCGAAAGGCGCAGGGGAGCCGGCTGGCACGCCCGTGCATGTGCCGCGGGCCTTCCTCGCGCTGTGCGAGAGCGCCTGCCTGCACCGCGACCCGGCCCGCTTCGCCTTGCTCTACCGCGCGCTCTGGCGCATGGCGCACGAACCGGCGCTGCGCCACGACCCGCTGGACGCGGACATCGCGCGCGTGCGGCAGATGGCCGCCGCCGTGCGGCGGGACATGCACAAGATGCGGGCCTTCGTGCGCTTCCGCCCGGTGGAGGATGGCGGCGCCGGCCCGCTGCACGTGGCCTGGTTCGAGCCGGAC
Proteins encoded in this window:
- a CDS encoding TIGR03915 family putative DNA repair protein, which translates into the protein MTADGIAHRTVVLQHPADWQGFRAGARACLHAGLVPEQVVWQVTGGAQDDLFGAADARHAAGGTQGATPPPGPKGAGEPAGTPVHVPRAFLALCESACLHRDPARFALLYRALWRMAHEPALRHDPLDADIARVRQMAAAVRRDMHKMRAFVRFRPVEDGGAGPLHVAWFEPDHFIVRANAAFFVQRFTQMRWALLTPECSLHWDGATLQTGPGATRADAPPPDAGEALWLTYYRHTFNPARLKLDMMRREMPVRYWKNLPEAALIGELAQGAAERSGRMVEAPATVPRRRIAQGRAGRGA